The Fodinicurvata sp. EGI_FJ10296 genome includes a region encoding these proteins:
- a CDS encoding ABC transporter ATP-binding protein gives MADSLLSVTDLETRFDSSAGPIKSVNGISFSIKRGEVLGIVGESGSGKSVTGFSIMGLVDAPGRVAGGSILFDGQELVGLPAEAMRRLRGKRIAMIFQDPMMTLNPVLRIDTQMIEAIQAHGRVPKAEAERRCIDALNTVGIPAPAERFRAYPHQLSGGMRQRVAIAIALLNEPDLIIADEPTTALDVTVQAQILAESQRLVESKGVAIMWITHDLSVVAGLADRVAVMYAGKIVEQGPTDRIVEAPRHPYTAGLIASVPSRNQRGTRLTQIPGVMPSPLSLPTGCPFRTRCPKAQERCEVMPEESGDPAGHRWLCHFPVEPGETLTPPDEARQNVEPIA, from the coding sequence ATGGCTGACTCTCTTCTCTCCGTCACCGACCTGGAAACCCGGTTCGACAGCTCCGCCGGGCCGATCAAGTCGGTCAACGGCATCAGCTTCTCGATCAAGCGCGGCGAGGTGCTGGGCATCGTCGGCGAAAGCGGGTCCGGCAAGTCGGTGACCGGCTTTTCCATCATGGGTCTGGTGGATGCGCCGGGCCGGGTGGCCGGCGGATCGATCCTGTTCGACGGTCAGGAACTGGTCGGGCTGCCGGCCGAGGCGATGCGCCGTCTGCGCGGCAAGCGGATCGCGATGATCTTTCAGGATCCGATGATGACCCTGAACCCGGTGCTGCGCATCGACACCCAGATGATCGAGGCGATCCAGGCCCACGGCCGTGTGCCGAAGGCCGAGGCGGAAAGGCGTTGTATCGACGCGCTGAACACCGTGGGCATTCCCGCGCCGGCCGAACGCTTCCGTGCCTATCCGCACCAGTTGTCGGGTGGTATGCGCCAGCGCGTGGCGATCGCCATTGCCCTGCTGAACGAACCGGATCTTATCATCGCCGACGAGCCGACAACGGCCCTCGACGTGACGGTGCAGGCCCAGATTCTGGCGGAGTCCCAGCGTCTGGTCGAGAGCAAGGGCGTCGCCATCATGTGGATCACCCACGACCTGTCGGTGGTCGCGGGTCTGGCCGACCGGGTCGCCGTCATGTATGCCGGCAAGATCGTGGAGCAGGGACCGACCGACCGAATCGTGGAAGCGCCGCGGCATCCTTATACGGCCGGGCTGATCGCGTCGGTACCGTCGCGCAACCAGCGCGGCACGCGGCTGACCCAGATACCGGGCGTTATGCCGTCGCCGCTGTCGCTGCCGACCGGCTGTCCGTTCCGGACACGCTGTCCCAAGGCGCAGGAACGCTGTGAAGTCATGCCCGAGGAGAGCGGCGATCCGGCGGGCCATCGCTGGCTGTGTCATTTCCCGGTCGAGCCGGGCGAAACGCTCACGCCTCCGGACGAGGCCAGGCAGAATGTGGAGCCGATCGCATGA